The following DNA comes from Neovison vison isolate M4711 chromosome 13, ASM_NN_V1, whole genome shotgun sequence.
GTTGATCAAAtccacttttgttgttgttgttgttagctaAAGTAAATTATCTCATTTCAGGGTTAATTTGTAATAGCTTTTCAAACAATCACTTATTCACCCACTGAATAATTATTTGTCGAATCTCTGACTATAAACAGCATTTTGCCAGAGGCTATGGGAATACAATGGGAGGAGACTAGGAGCTCTTTTCTTTGGACTCTTTATGTAACAAACTATGATATTGTTactgtttttcccattttataggtaaaatgAGATTCAGAGAACTTAAAATCTACCCCCAAATCACCATGCTGACCTAACATCAGCCCTAATTCAAATTCTGTTTGTCAGACAACCTCAAAACCCATACCCTTTCACTATACAGTTAGCTCTCAGCCAAGAATAGGTTTTTTGTCTGTCCTGCTCTACTCATATGGGCTGTACTTACAATATACCAGGAGTTACATTTTTCCAAGCACCAGACAGTCGAGTCGGGCTAGAAGAATACTGATAGAACTTTTGAACCAGTAACTCCTACTCTGTGATTGAGAAGATAATGACAGAAAAcctgagaacaaaacaaaacaaacaacaaacaaaaactttactGTAGAcccaagattaaaaaataaatttaaaaagttaaggaaCAAAGTTAACAACTAAAATCCTCCACACCAGGCATTTGTACCAAGAACTTTGCATACACTTCTAAAATCTAATTACCACATTATCACACATAGCATGGGCATCATCAgctcatttcacaggtgaggaaacatcTGTATACAAATAACCTGCCTAAATTAACAGAGCTAGTTACATGAAGCCTGGATCTGAACCAGGTAGTGATTCCCAAGTGGGCATGGTTAATCACTAAcagttttatccattttttttgtaCCCaatgagaaatgtattttcttccttttcctttttaaagattttatttattcatctgaaagagagagcgagcgagcgagcacaagcggggggagaggcagagggagaagccaactccctgtgaggcttgatcccaagatccagagatcatgacctgagccaaaggcacacgcttaaccatatgagccacccaggagcccccaagaaatgtttttttttctattttagatcGTGATCCAACATGTACAGACCCATATAAAAGTAAGCTAGCTtctataaaacattatttacctTAATAGTGTGTATCAAGAAAAGTTTTTAAGATGCTGTTTTTGAAATTACTATCTCATTAACCatgatttaaaaatgcacaatGCTTAATTGCTTCAAAGATACAGTATTTATTACAACTATAGCAGCAAAAAAAGgggataaaagggaaaaaactaaATGGCACTAAGTGGTCAGTCACAGAGCTGACTGAtaattatgaatattaaaaaaattgctaTTCAGAGAAAATACAATAGGTACATTACTTAGATGATGCATAATGCTTATGTACATaggaaacataaatataaaatagctGTCTTAAGGTAAAAAAGGATAAgacaattacattttaatttttaatttataaagggTTTTATTTTAACTTACAAACTACCAGGAGACCAGATTATATCCACTTCGCTTTTATTTTCTTGGCGCCAAAACAATTCACCgatgtgttcttttttaaataccTGTTCCAGATCATGGTACAAAGTTTTTCAATCAGTTGTATAATGTTAGGAAAACTTTTATGCCAAAATATACAGCGgtaaaacaaatcaaaccaaaaatcctctcctaatatttttaaaagtgagaagtTGGAACCAAATAACTGACAATATTAAAAGAGAACAGAGGTTTGCAAGCACCTCCTAAAGCCACACACATTTAAGCGTTACAGAAATACgcctcccacccctaccccctcaCCCAGTGCCTTTGACATTCCCCAGGAACCCCTCAGAATCTGTCTCAGACTTCAAGAGGAGGGTGCTGGTCCACTTGTCTCTGGCCTGGCTCTGGCCTCCTCATCTGCCAAAGCCTCACAGTACTGTGCTGGCCAGTCCTTGGGGTCTTGATTATGGACTTTGGCCACAAACTTAAGAACTTTCATCTTGCTGGTTTCCAGGTTGGTTCGGGGGCCCCACTGCAATTCATAGTCTACGGGATCAGTGTGGGGTATCCGCCGGTACTCCAGGTAACGCTGCCGCACGAATTCTTCGGTGATAAGTTTCTTTGGGTCCCCAAACACTAAATGCTTCTTTGTGGGGTACACCCCTAAGCGACGCAGGAAGTCCCAGACCTCCGTTTCCTTGATGGTATTGCCCTTCATAAAGATGAGACCCAAAACAATCATCAGGAGGCCGGTGGTGGGCGTGCCCTGATCGCCTCTCACCTCCGCATCCTCCTCCACCGGTTCCAGGGTGTTGATCAGGATGTAGGTGTTGCTTTTGGGTTCCAGTTCCACCAGCTTGTACCCGAAGACGTACTCGAGGCGCTCGGCGGCCAGTTTGAGGAGGTCCGGGAAGATGTCCTTGTAGTCCCCGATGACGTGCTTCAGTATGTCCGTGCGCTTGATCGGGATCTTCTTCTGGTCCTTAATCAGCAAGAACTGCACCAGCTCGGCTACCTTCAGCTCCAGCTGCTGCTGGGACCTGGGCCCCACCTCCGGGGAGGCCTCGGCCCGCCGGGAACCCTGCGACGAAGAGCTCCGAGCCTCCTGGGAGCTGCCCGCCCCACGGGAGGTGCTCGGGGCCTCCTCGGCGGCGCCGCGGCcccagtccctctccctctccgcctGGGAGTTAGGGCGGCCCCGGCTCCTCGGTTTCTGCAACATGTCCCCGGCGGCGGGAGCCGTaacgggcggcggcggcggcagcagctgcggcggccgcggcggctgCAAGATCGCAGCGGGGAGCGGGAATTGTGGGTTGGCGCGCGATACGTCTGGGCGGCCGTGGGCGGGGCCAGAGGGGGCGCGCGTTGCATCACGGAGACTGCGCCTGCGTCGGCGGAGACGGCGCGTTGCGTCGGGGGCGCCTGcccggcagcggcggcggcaatACCTGTAGTCCTGGCGCAGGTTCTCCTTGTAATTTAGAGCGTTGTCCTCACCAAACCACCCAGAGAACAGGAACCGAAACTCCTAAGTAAGTCTGCGGCTAAGTTCAGGACCACACTCCCCGGTACGTACTGCAGAAAGTGAGTATTAAGAGTGGTAAAATCGCTAATAGGTTCAAAAAAGTCTGGAAGTGGGAGAAAAGTAGGgcgaagaggaaggggagagcgtCAAAGTGAGGCAGAAGCGTTTCCTCCCACACAAAACGACGTTAAGAAGAATAAAAGACCCAGATCACTCCCTCCCCTCGGCTTAGGTTCAAACCCTCACAACCGTTCACCCGCCAGCCCCTAAGAGTTGACTGAAAAATGAGTGTTTGGTAAAAAAGCAAGCTTGCCTTGCAACCACGACTCTTCTTAACCGCGTTTTCACTCTTTGCAGTATTTACGGTCTATGCATTCAACTCCCTCTGCTCCACAGCTAGGACAAAACCACCGCCTAAAGCACGTTACTGTGAGGTCTTCCCGCGTCTGTCTTTTGGAAAGCACTTGCTCACGTAAACTGCCTTGGGCCCGCAATCACAATTTCAGCAGAAGTGGCTAAGAAGAGGGCTGCAAACAGAAACGTGATCCCTCAAGAGATCCCCATCTAATTTTGGGCATCACTGATCAAGAACTGCCATAATGTGAATCTCTTAAATTAaatcttcttaatttttaatatcttagcCTTGGGGcccaatgagaaagaaaagagaacccaggAGTGCCATTCCTCATAATCTGTGATGTGTGCACtttacagatatatttttaattgtgcAGCTCTAATAGCCAACATGAGTCATTTCATTAACTGAAGCCATCTGCAGTCTGCTGCTATTACTTCTGCAGATCTTAGCAAATGGGTTCCTTTTCTATTTACGGACTTGAAGAGAAGAAACTGAATTTcctactttgtctttttaaagctgCCCAGAAAGTGGGAAAACTTCAAAGAACCAAATCAAATTGAGTTCCtcttaaatgcaaatatattcaaaggaaagcAATTCAAAACACATTATTTGAATAATGGCATCAAAACACAAccttattaaaatttcattaagtGCTAGTaacataaaatttttgtttgtaattCAATATGAAAATGCAATCTGATAATGGCCCTGGAACTgcaaatctaaatgtaaaatgatatTCCATGTTGTGATGCAAGTAGGCTAAGATCTGGGAAACTATGAGTAATAACTTTCTGTTCCATACAAGGTCTAACAACAATATATCCTCAAGCATGCATCTTAATGACAGATGCttactaagaaaaacaaatatatcatCA
Coding sequences within:
- the NSMCE3 gene encoding non-structural maintenance of chromosomes element 3 homolog — its product is MLQKPRSRGRPNSQAERERDWGRGAAEEAPSTSRGAGSSQEARSSSSQGSRRAEASPEVGPRSQQQLELKVAELVQFLLIKDQKKIPIKRTDILKHVIGDYKDIFPDLLKLAAERLEYVFGYKLVELEPKSNTYILINTLEPVEEDAEVRGDQGTPTTGLLMIVLGLIFMKGNTIKETEVWDFLRRLGVYPTKKHLVFGDPKKLITEEFVRQRYLEYRRIPHTDPVDYELQWGPRTNLETSKMKVLKFVAKVHNQDPKDWPAQYCEALADEEARARPETSGPAPSS